In Chelonia mydas isolate rCheMyd1 chromosome 19, rCheMyd1.pri.v2, whole genome shotgun sequence, the following are encoded in one genomic region:
- the TMEM54 gene encoding transmembrane protein 54 — MCRLDTLDPSSFQKLLMKTGLILIVIGHLSFISGALVHGTVLRYVANPQDAISLQYAISNVISVTSAILTISCGIAAIVLSRYLSLTALKWAVFSLSISSTLLSLFCSVGLAVSIILTFANKGRALLATCTFANVKLIQISHECSFDPTGVYSSSLSLWTMSLILDVVEIIFSIRCFLLTLTLLNLKLCRGTRKKKVTLQLVPVENREASEDRVLLRQGRVETVWL; from the exons ATGTGTCGGCTGG ACACCCTTGATCCCAGCAGCTTCCAGAAGCTCCTCATGAAGACGGGGCTCATCCTGATTGTGATCGGCCACCTCAGTTTCATCTCCGGAGCCCTTGTGCACGGGACAGTGCTGCGCTACGTGGCAAACCCCCAGGATGCCATCTCCCTGCAGTACGCCATCTCCAACGTCATCTCGGTGACCTCGGCCATCCTG ACCATCTCCTGTGGTATAGCTGCGATTGTACTGTCCAGATACCTGTCCCTAACCGCTCTG AAGTGGGCAGTCTTCTCCCTCAGCATAAGCAGCACCCTGCTCTCGCTCTTCTGCTCCGTGGGGCTGGCGGTCTCCATTATCCTCACCTTCGCCAACAAAGGGCGTGCCCTGCTGGCCACGTGCACCTTCGCCAATGTGAAGCTGATCCAGATCTCCCACGAGTGCTCCTTCGACCCCACCGGGGTCTAT AGCTCCTCGCTGTCCCTCTGGACCATGTCCCTGATACTCGACGTGGTGGAGATCATCTTCAGCATCCGGTGCTTCCTGCTCACCCTCACTCTCCTCAACCTGAAACTGTGTCGGGGGACCCGCAAGAAAAAG GTCACGTTGCAGCTCGTCCCAGTGGAGAATCGAGAAGCCAGTGAGGACCGTGTCCTCCTGAGGCAGGGCAGAGTGGAGACCGTGTGGCTCTGA